A stretch of Janibacter endophyticus DNA encodes these proteins:
- a CDS encoding ABC transporter ATP-binding protein, which produces MTPPLLQITDATRVHGEGDAAVHALRGVSLTVMPGELVAVMGPSGSGKSTLLNLAGGLDRPTSGTVVVDGQDLGSLGAKGIAQVRRRSIGVVFQDYNLIPSLTGAENVALPLELDGASVRSARRSAREALGLMGLQELSDRYPDTMSGGQQQRVAIARALVGGRRLVLADEPTGALDSQTGEDVLRVLRERCDAGAAGLLVTHEARHAAWADRVVFIRDGLITDTTGPVTGVEDLLTGVAGGPR; this is translated from the coding sequence ATGACCCCACCGCTGCTCCAGATCACCGACGCCACCCGGGTCCACGGCGAGGGTGACGCCGCCGTCCACGCCCTGCGCGGCGTGAGCCTGACCGTCATGCCGGGCGAGCTCGTCGCCGTCATGGGTCCGAGCGGGTCGGGCAAGTCGACCCTGCTCAACCTCGCCGGCGGCCTCGACCGGCCGACCTCCGGCACCGTCGTCGTCGACGGCCAGGACCTCGGCTCGCTCGGCGCGAAGGGGATCGCCCAGGTGCGACGCCGCTCCATCGGCGTCGTCTTCCAGGACTACAACCTCATCCCCTCGCTCACCGGCGCGGAGAACGTGGCCCTCCCCCTCGAGCTCGACGGCGCGAGCGTGCGCTCCGCCCGACGCTCGGCCCGCGAGGCGCTCGGCCTCATGGGCCTGCAAGAGCTCTCCGACCGTTACCCGGACACGATGTCCGGTGGCCAGCAGCAGCGCGTCGCCATCGCCCGCGCCCTCGTCGGCGGCCGCCGGCTCGTCCTCGCCGACGAGCCGACCGGCGCGCTCGACAGCCAGACCGGCGAGGACGTCCTCCGGGTGCTCCGCGAGCGCTGCGACGCCGGCGCCGCCGGCCTGCTCGTGACCCACGAGGCGCGGCACGCGGCGTGGGCCGACCGGGTGGTCTTCATCCGCGACGGCCTCATCACCGACACCACCGGCCCGGTCACCGGTGTCGAAGACCTCCTCACGGGGGTAGCAGGCGGCCCACGATGA
- a CDS encoding FtsX-like permease family protein, whose protein sequence is MSTTLSPYREEAAAGGQPPPTPPARSGGLAGWRSSWRVALRMARRDVRRHRGRSLVVLLMVGLPAMLVVAAMTIAATSQVTGAEKIPRALGSTQAAISGPVPEKISQGPDPVSGYGSTGGSGDATPIPGFEDGGTAFDNAEAIGRLVDGRAVPYTVGETRVQVGDRVRTLQSLAIGDPGGVGDKVTLVSGRWPSAPGEVLLSPSAVDGGLPSSGRLTQVAAKGESLEVVGTARAVGEWGTRFELVTTTPLWADSWDQGWLVDRETPVTWAEVQELNAYGLPVMSAEVLRNPPSIGELDPQIADQEQFGQARASMAYALLGGVLVILLTLLIGPAFAVSAARQRRTLALAAANGATTPQLRRTVLAQALVLGGLSAALAVVLGVLAAIAFVLVAEDREWMTTGPLDIPWGQVAGVVAVAVISSVTAALLPAARLGRLDIVGTMKGVHVPPPPNRLLPVGGILLAAVGGWAIITGAQTTGTETQILAGAVALIVGALLTVPTVLHLLGKVGGHLPLPLRLATRDLARHRSRSAPTIAAVLAGTAALTIGLVGATSDNAQRRQQYLPQTIVGEASVYDIGPDAGATAASLERYRAAVPDLRFAPTWVVSNDPGTSGSGVPFIAARPVGCTPEQTFRDREWEARQQASAPPDVESHPADLSSPCQLVGETSGTGRSVRVLDADEIVRRMGLTGAEAETVRGGGAVLMTLPSDKGLVTDGSVNVVYGLRTGGDAYAEDARLTDVTTVDLPVVTREHDRDSMPRSLMSGLLVPREAAEEHGWALTGAGLAVYSPSGPLTDLQEERLVAAAGGEGQVAVERGFVNELWMVMAVLLGIFTALLLVVTLTSAALSLAEQERDQATLSAVGASRGTRRIMAGAQAWLLALVGVVLGIAVGLVPGIAITYPLTGMSWDPASGAATTSEPTTVIPWLVLLAMAAVVPAVAGLLATLAVRGDPTATRRST, encoded by the coding sequence ATGAGCACCACGCTGTCCCCGTACCGGGAGGAGGCTGCCGCAGGGGGTCAGCCTCCTCCCACCCCTCCCGCCCGCTCGGGCGGCCTCGCCGGGTGGCGCTCGTCCTGGCGCGTCGCCCTGCGGATGGCTCGCCGGGACGTCCGGCGCCACCGTGGGCGCAGCCTCGTCGTGCTCCTCATGGTCGGCCTGCCCGCGATGCTCGTCGTCGCGGCGATGACGATCGCCGCGACGAGCCAGGTCACCGGCGCCGAGAAGATCCCGCGGGCCCTGGGGAGCACCCAGGCAGCGATCAGTGGCCCGGTGCCCGAGAAGATCAGCCAGGGCCCCGACCCCGTGTCGGGTTACGGCAGCACCGGCGGGTCCGGCGACGCCACCCCGATCCCCGGCTTCGAGGACGGGGGCACCGCCTTCGACAACGCCGAGGCGATCGGCCGGCTCGTCGACGGGCGCGCCGTCCCGTACACCGTCGGCGAGACCCGGGTCCAGGTGGGCGACCGGGTCCGGACGCTCCAGAGCCTGGCGATCGGCGACCCCGGTGGAGTCGGCGACAAGGTCACCTTGGTCTCCGGGCGGTGGCCGAGCGCGCCGGGTGAGGTCCTCCTGTCCCCCTCCGCGGTCGACGGCGGGCTGCCCTCGAGCGGCCGGCTCACGCAGGTGGCGGCGAAGGGGGAGTCGCTCGAGGTCGTCGGGACGGCCCGGGCCGTCGGCGAGTGGGGGACGCGCTTCGAGCTCGTGACGACCACCCCGCTGTGGGCCGACAGCTGGGACCAGGGCTGGCTCGTCGACCGCGAGACGCCGGTGACCTGGGCGGAGGTCCAGGAGCTCAACGCCTACGGCCTGCCCGTCATGAGCGCCGAGGTCCTGCGCAACCCGCCGTCGATCGGCGAGCTCGACCCGCAGATCGCCGACCAGGAGCAGTTCGGGCAGGCCCGCGCGTCGATGGCCTACGCCCTCCTCGGCGGGGTGCTCGTCATCCTGCTCACGCTGCTCATCGGCCCGGCCTTCGCGGTGAGCGCGGCCCGGCAACGGCGCACGCTCGCCCTGGCCGCCGCCAACGGCGCGACGACACCCCAGCTGCGGCGCACCGTCCTCGCCCAGGCGCTCGTCCTCGGCGGGCTGAGCGCGGCGCTCGCCGTCGTGCTCGGGGTGCTCGCGGCCATCGCCTTCGTCCTGGTCGCCGAGGACCGCGAGTGGATGACGACCGGACCGCTCGACATCCCCTGGGGCCAGGTGGCCGGGGTCGTCGCCGTCGCCGTCATCAGCTCGGTGACCGCCGCACTCCTCCCCGCCGCCCGCCTCGGGCGGCTCGACATCGTCGGCACGATGAAGGGCGTCCACGTACCCCCGCCGCCGAACCGGCTCCTCCCCGTCGGCGGGATCCTGCTCGCCGCGGTCGGCGGGTGGGCGATCATCACCGGCGCGCAGACGACCGGCACCGAGACCCAGATCCTCGCCGGTGCCGTCGCGCTCATCGTCGGCGCGCTGCTCACCGTCCCGACCGTCCTCCACCTCCTCGGCAAGGTCGGCGGGCACCTGCCGCTCCCGCTTCGCCTGGCGACGCGTGACCTCGCCCGGCACCGCTCGCGCAGCGCCCCGACGATCGCGGCCGTCCTCGCCGGCACGGCGGCCCTGACGATCGGGCTCGTCGGCGCGACGTCGGACAACGCGCAGCGGCGTCAGCAGTACCTGCCGCAGACGATCGTCGGCGAGGCGTCGGTCTACGACATCGGGCCCGACGCCGGCGCCACCGCCGCCTCGCTCGAGCGGTACCGCGCGGCCGTGCCCGACCTACGCTTCGCCCCGACGTGGGTCGTGAGCAACGACCCCGGCACATCGGGGAGCGGCGTCCCCTTCATCGCTGCCCGGCCGGTGGGCTGCACGCCGGAGCAGACCTTCCGCGACCGCGAGTGGGAGGCGAGGCAGCAGGCGAGTGCGCCTCCGGATGTGGAGAGCCACCCCGCGGACCTGTCCTCGCCCTGCCAGCTCGTCGGCGAGACGAGCGGCACCGGGCGCTCGGTCCGCGTCCTTGACGCCGACGAGATCGTCCGGCGCATGGGGCTGACCGGCGCCGAGGCCGAGACCGTCCGGGGCGGCGGTGCCGTCCTCATGACGCTCCCCTCGGACAAGGGGCTCGTCACCGACGGCTCCGTCAACGTCGTCTACGGCCTCCGCACCGGCGGGGACGCGTACGCGGAGGACGCGCGCCTCACCGACGTCACGACGGTCGACCTGCCGGTGGTCACCCGAGAGCACGACCGCGACTCGATGCCGCGCAGCCTGATGTCGGGACTCCTCGTGCCGCGCGAGGCGGCCGAGGAGCACGGATGGGCCCTCACCGGCGCCGGGCTCGCCGTCTACTCGCCGAGCGGGCCGCTGACCGATCTGCAGGAGGAGCGGCTCGTCGCCGCGGCGGGAGGCGAAGGCCAGGTGGCCGTCGAGCGCGGCTTCGTCAACGAGCTGTGGATGGTCATGGCGGTGCTCCTCGGGATCTTCACCGCGCTGCTGCTCGTCGTGACGCTCACGTCGGCGGCGCTCAGCCTCGCCGAGCAGGAGCGCGACCAGGCGACCCTCTCCGCGGTCGGTGCCTCGCGCGGGACCCGGCGGATCATGGCGGGGGCGCAGGCATGGCTCCTCGCGCTCGTCGGCGTCGTCCTCGGGATCGCCGTCGGGCTCGTGCCGGGCATCGCGATCACCTACCCGCTGACCGGCATGTCGTGGGACCCCGCGAGCGGTGCCGCCACGACGAGCGAGCCGACGACGGTCATCCCGTGGCTCGTCCTGCTCGCGATGGCGGCGGTCGTCCCGGCCGTCGCCGGCCTGCTCGCCACCCTCGCCGTCCGCGGCGACCCCACCGCCACCCGCCGTAGCACCTGA
- a CDS encoding FAD-binding dehydrogenase translates to MDADVIVVGHGLAGLVATAELTDAGRRVILVDQESEANIGGQAHWSFGGLLFVNSPEQRRMGITDSHELAMRDWMGTAGFDRDEDHWPRRWAEAYVDFAAGEKRSWLHQQGMRWFPIVGWAERGDGTADGHGNSVPRFHITWGTGPGVAAPFVERVAKAKESGLVTYAHRHRVDEIVTEDGAVVGVRGTVLAPDHHPRGEASNRDRVGDFELRADAVLVASGGIGGNHDLVRENWPERLGGAPRRMITGVPAYVDGRMIAITEEAGGRIINRDRMWHYVEGVRNWDPIWPGHAIRILPGPSSMWFDAEGKRLPAPLFPGYDTLGTLKHLRQTGHDHSWFITNRTIAGKEFALSGSEQNLDLTDKDLRAVARRPVTPVYPSVQAFMDKGVDWVTADTVEELVAKMNALREDDDPELDATEIARQIDARDGQLDNAFSKDAQLAAMEVAGRYRGDKLSKRAFPPHKITDPKRGPLVGVKLHILSRKTLGGFETDLSARVLGHDGRPVKGLFAAGEAAGFGGGGVHGYRALEGTFLGGCIFSGRTAGRAMAGELAD, encoded by the coding sequence ATGGACGCAGATGTCATCGTCGTGGGTCATGGCCTCGCCGGCCTGGTCGCCACCGCAGAGCTCACCGACGCGGGCCGCCGCGTGATCCTCGTCGACCAGGAGTCCGAGGCCAACATCGGCGGCCAGGCGCACTGGTCCTTCGGCGGCCTGCTCTTCGTCAACAGCCCCGAGCAGCGCCGGATGGGCATCACGGACAGCCACGAGCTGGCGATGCGTGACTGGATGGGGACCGCCGGCTTCGACCGCGACGAGGACCACTGGCCGCGCCGCTGGGCCGAGGCGTACGTCGACTTCGCCGCCGGGGAGAAGCGCTCCTGGCTGCACCAGCAGGGCATGCGCTGGTTCCCGATCGTCGGCTGGGCCGAGCGCGGCGACGGCACGGCCGACGGCCACGGCAACTCCGTCCCGCGCTTCCACATCACCTGGGGTACCGGACCGGGCGTGGCCGCCCCCTTCGTCGAGCGGGTCGCGAAGGCTAAGGAGTCGGGTCTGGTCACCTACGCCCACCGCCACCGCGTCGACGAGATCGTCACCGAGGATGGCGCGGTCGTCGGCGTCCGAGGGACCGTGCTCGCGCCCGACCACCACCCGCGCGGTGAGGCGAGCAACCGTGACCGGGTGGGCGACTTCGAGCTGCGCGCCGACGCCGTGCTCGTCGCGAGCGGCGGCATCGGCGGCAACCACGACCTCGTCCGGGAGAACTGGCCGGAGCGACTCGGGGGCGCACCCCGACGGATGATCACCGGCGTACCGGCCTACGTCGACGGTCGGATGATCGCGATCACCGAGGAGGCGGGTGGCCGGATCATCAACCGCGACCGCATGTGGCACTACGTCGAGGGGGTGCGCAACTGGGACCCGATCTGGCCCGGCCACGCGATCCGCATCCTCCCCGGCCCGAGCTCGATGTGGTTCGACGCGGAGGGCAAGCGGCTCCCCGCCCCGCTCTTCCCCGGCTACGACACCCTCGGCACGCTGAAGCACCTTCGTCAGACCGGGCACGACCACTCGTGGTTCATCACGAACCGGACCATCGCGGGCAAGGAGTTCGCCCTCTCCGGCTCGGAGCAGAACCTCGACCTCACCGACAAGGACCTCCGGGCCGTGGCCCGCCGGCCGGTCACGCCCGTGTACCCGTCGGTCCAGGCCTTCATGGACAAGGGCGTCGACTGGGTCACCGCCGACACCGTCGAGGAGCTCGTCGCGAAGATGAACGCGCTGCGCGAGGACGACGACCCCGAGCTCGACGCCACCGAGATCGCCCGACAGATCGACGCGCGCGACGGCCAGCTCGACAACGCCTTCAGCAAGGACGCGCAGCTCGCGGCGATGGAGGTCGCCGGGCGCTACCGCGGCGACAAGCTGAGCAAGCGCGCCTTCCCGCCGCACAAGATCACCGACCCCAAGCGCGGGCCGCTCGTCGGCGTCAAGCTGCACATCCTCTCGCGCAAGACCCTCGGCGGCTTCGAGACCGACCTGTCGGCGCGGGTGCTCGGCCACGACGGCCGGCCGGTCAAGGGGCTCTTCGCCGCGGGCGAGGCCGCGGGCTTCGGCGGCGGTGGCGTGCACGGCTACCGGGCGCTCGAGGGGACATTCCTCGGTGGGTGCATCTTCTCCGGCCGCACGGCCGGTCGGGCGATGGCCGGAGAGCTCGCCGACTGA
- a CDS encoding metallophosphoesterase family protein: protein MSHLGRLRAAATRALLAAAVVVLATLGGIVATVVVPTTVSTDYYTADVRLSPSWSDRSSIGVETIVGGASARFTGLAPGIEVSPQVRPEISDVVSGGDVSTTKLVVSQAERERVIAEAAKGVAVRFVGGSVLAAGLPLVGYALWRHRRPTVRAIAATGVAWVVTCAVSGLGAQQTYRAERFTELEATGLLRLAADNRTIFADVETRAGQATPYLRNLLALSSALRSEYAPATSTTQDALTVMLVSDIHSSNQYALMRTVVEEQSVDLVVDTGDLINLGRVEELRLSRLARGIESLEVPYVFVRGNHDASSPTDTALLDELAEVDNVYLPEPSDGTYREIEVDGLRLAGFNDPRYYGDSDDGTTDAQSEARDRWVEALGEAAPPDLMLSHEAPAVDGAPGRIRVHGHGHHPGLDGSRVALGTFTGGGTLSHFRLDPADEELVGQPSSFDLLTFDEGCQAGTLTRYQYRAIIEGRPSMDRISVINAGRVAEPAEEGRTCGAGGVSVRPLGDQPTDG from the coding sequence ATGTCTCATCTCGGCCGGCTCCGCGCCGCGGCGACCCGAGCCCTCCTCGCGGCCGCCGTCGTCGTCCTCGCCACGCTCGGCGGCATCGTCGCGACGGTCGTCGTGCCGACGACGGTGAGCACCGACTACTACACCGCCGACGTGCGCCTCTCCCCGTCGTGGTCGGACCGCTCGTCCATCGGCGTCGAGACGATCGTCGGCGGCGCGTCTGCCCGCTTCACCGGGCTCGCGCCGGGCATCGAGGTCTCGCCGCAGGTCCGTCCGGAGATCTCCGACGTCGTCTCGGGCGGCGACGTCAGCACGACCAAGCTCGTCGTCAGCCAGGCAGAGCGAGAGCGGGTCATCGCGGAGGCGGCGAAGGGGGTGGCCGTGCGCTTCGTCGGGGGGTCGGTCCTCGCGGCTGGTCTCCCGCTCGTCGGGTACGCGCTGTGGCGCCACCGTCGGCCGACGGTGCGAGCGATCGCGGCGACCGGGGTCGCCTGGGTGGTGACCTGCGCGGTGAGCGGGCTCGGCGCCCAGCAGACCTACCGTGCCGAGCGCTTCACCGAGCTCGAGGCCACCGGGCTGCTGCGCCTCGCCGCGGACAACCGGACGATCTTCGCCGACGTCGAGACCCGCGCCGGCCAGGCGACCCCGTACCTGCGCAACCTCCTCGCGCTCTCCTCGGCACTGCGCTCGGAGTACGCCCCGGCGACCTCCACGACGCAGGACGCGCTGACGGTCATGCTCGTCTCCGACATCCACTCCTCGAACCAGTACGCGCTGATGCGCACCGTCGTCGAGGAGCAGAGTGTCGATCTCGTCGTCGACACCGGGGACCTCATCAACCTCGGCCGGGTCGAGGAGCTGCGGCTCTCGCGCCTCGCCCGCGGCATCGAGTCGCTCGAGGTCCCGTACGTCTTCGTCCGCGGCAACCACGACGCGTCCTCCCCGACCGACACCGCCCTGCTCGACGAGCTCGCCGAGGTCGACAACGTCTACCTGCCCGAACCGAGCGACGGCACGTACCGCGAGATCGAGGTCGACGGGCTGCGTCTGGCCGGATTCAACGACCCCCGGTACTACGGCGACTCCGACGACGGCACGACCGACGCCCAGAGCGAGGCCCGTGACCGGTGGGTCGAGGCGCTCGGCGAGGCGGCCCCGCCCGACCTCATGCTCAGCCACGAGGCCCCCGCGGTCGACGGTGCGCCGGGGCGCATCCGGGTGCACGGCCACGGCCACCATCCCGGCCTTGACGGCAGCCGGGTCGCGCTCGGGACCTTCACCGGCGGAGGGACGCTGTCTCACTTCCGGCTCGACCCGGCCGACGAGGAGCTCGTCGGGCAGCCGAGCAGCTTCGACCTGCTGACCTTCGACGAGGGCTGCCAGGCCGGCACGCTGACCCGCTACCAGTACCGCGCGATCATCGAGGGGCGTCCGAGCATGGACCGGATCTCGGTGATCAACGCGGGCCGGGTCGCCGAGCCCGCCGAGGAGGGCCGGACCTGCGGCGCAGGGGGAGTATCGGTCCGGCCGCTCGGGGACCAGCCCACCGACGGCTGA
- a CDS encoding sucrase ferredoxin → MTTHHDSRWRCSIAAAERADAPIGTAVPAPRWMLVGHPGPWTDKAATTPPVLDVRPPLVRALDAVQARLQLIRPHGRVDDFVAPWPVYLVDSTNGRVARHEWSEPADLVALAERFEELCAAAPEVCTDPVILVCCHGKKDPCCAVEGRLVARVLDDVLPGSVWETTHLGGDRFAGNVAILPEGSMYGRLDGTSAPDVVIAHLDGAVDLTRWRGRTVWDAPEQVGVHDVMAGQGVSLAQVEAVTAEPAGEGEWTVRVTAAGHTYERRVARSFSEPRRLTCGLDLKVMAQWSVLG, encoded by the coding sequence ATGACCACGCACCATGACTCCCGCTGGCGGTGCTCGATCGCGGCCGCCGAGCGTGCTGACGCGCCGATCGGCACGGCGGTGCCCGCGCCTCGCTGGATGCTCGTCGGCCACCCCGGCCCGTGGACCGACAAGGCCGCCACGACGCCCCCCGTGCTCGACGTGCGACCACCGCTCGTCCGCGCGCTCGACGCCGTCCAGGCGCGCCTGCAGCTCATCCGCCCCCACGGCCGGGTCGACGACTTCGTCGCGCCGTGGCCGGTCTACCTCGTCGACTCGACGAACGGCCGCGTGGCTCGCCACGAGTGGTCCGAGCCGGCCGATCTCGTGGCCCTCGCCGAGCGCTTCGAGGAGCTCTGCGCGGCCGCGCCGGAGGTGTGCACCGACCCCGTGATCCTCGTCTGCTGCCACGGGAAGAAGGACCCCTGCTGCGCCGTCGAGGGCCGCCTCGTCGCCCGGGTCCTCGACGACGTCCTGCCCGGATCGGTCTGGGAGACAACGCATCTCGGCGGCGACCGCTTCGCCGGCAACGTCGCGATCCTCCCCGAGGGCTCCATGTACGGACGGCTCGACGGCACCTCAGCGCCCGACGTCGTCATCGCCCACCTCGACGGCGCGGTCGACCTTACCCGCTGGCGCGGCCGGACGGTCTGGGATGCCCCCGAGCAGGTGGGTGTCCACGACGTCATGGCGGGCCAAGGGGTGAGCCTGGCGCAGGTCGAGGCGGTCACCGCCGAACCGGCCGGGGAGGGGGAGTGGACGGTCCGGGTCACGGCTGCCGGTCACACCTACGAGCGCCGGGTGGCGCGGTCCTTCAGCGAGCCGCGTCGGCTGACGTGCGGGCTCGACCTCAAGGTCATGGCGCAGTGGTCCGTGCTCGGGTGA
- a CDS encoding cupin domain-containing protein, translating to MTARWGQAGHPTGLARLVPDRDTFAQRWGEAPLLVRAAERPAAAHGAAFDDVLDNAAVDELLSQRGLRVPFVRVAKGGRTLPDRAFTRAAGVGATIGDQVADDELLRLFADGHTIVLQALHRTWEPVRRLVAELSDDLGHPVQANAYVTPAQSTGFSAHYDVHDVFVVQISGEKHWRIHAPVHDHPLRSQPWGERADAVAAQADRAPHLEATLAPGDVLYLPRGWLHAATARGGVSTHLTLGIHTWHGEHVLDEVIGSLRAGLLDDVSSRRSLPLGVDLADPATYAGRVDEVRDALRSALDQLDEQVVADRLSARGRSGRAAPVSPVRSVEALAALEADPSGWRIDLREHLGAEVRDGVLRSRLGRLTVAEADRPAVVRLLADGSLDAADIGADLARRLVVAGLATPRPPATPSPSVPS from the coding sequence GTGACCGCACGCTGGGGCCAGGCCGGTCACCCGACCGGCCTGGCCCGACTCGTCCCCGACCGGGACACCTTCGCGCAGCGCTGGGGCGAGGCGCCACTGCTCGTCCGCGCGGCCGAGCGACCCGCTGCCGCTCACGGCGCGGCGTTCGACGACGTCCTCGACAACGCCGCCGTCGACGAGCTGCTCTCGCAGCGCGGCCTGCGCGTCCCCTTCGTCCGGGTCGCCAAGGGCGGCCGCACGCTGCCCGATCGCGCCTTCACCCGCGCAGCCGGCGTCGGCGCGACGATCGGCGACCAGGTCGCCGACGACGAGCTGCTCCGCCTCTTCGCCGACGGGCACACGATCGTGCTCCAGGCGCTGCACCGGACCTGGGAGCCGGTCCGCCGGCTCGTCGCCGAGCTCTCCGACGACCTCGGGCACCCCGTGCAGGCCAACGCCTACGTCACCCCGGCGCAGAGCACCGGCTTCTCTGCCCACTACGACGTGCACGACGTCTTCGTCGTGCAGATCTCGGGCGAGAAGCACTGGCGCATCCACGCCCCGGTCCACGATCACCCGCTGCGCTCGCAGCCGTGGGGGGAGCGCGCCGATGCCGTTGCGGCACAAGCCGATCGGGCGCCGCACCTGGAGGCGACCCTGGCGCCCGGCGACGTCCTCTACCTGCCGCGGGGCTGGCTGCACGCGGCGACCGCGCGCGGTGGCGTGAGCACCCACCTCACCCTCGGCATCCACACCTGGCACGGCGAGCACGTCCTCGACGAGGTCATCGGGTCGCTCCGCGCGGGGCTGCTCGACGACGTGTCGTCCCGGCGCTCGCTGCCCCTCGGGGTCGACCTGGCCGACCCCGCCACGTACGCCGGGCGCGTCGACGAGGTCCGTGACGCGCTCCGCTCCGCGCTCGACCAGCTCGACGAGCAGGTCGTCGCCGACCGGCTCTCCGCCCGCGGGCGCAGCGGCCGGGCCGCCCCCGTCTCGCCCGTCCGCTCCGTCGAGGCGCTCGCCGCCCTCGAGGCCGATCCCTCCGGGTGGCGGATCGACCTGCGGGAGCACCTCGGCGCCGAGGTCCGCGACGGCGTGCTCCGCAGCCGGCTCGGTCGGCTGACGGTCGCCGAGGCGGATCGGCCCGCGGTCGTCCGGCTCCTCGCCGATGGTTCGCTCGACGCCGCCGACATCGGCGCCGATCTCGCCCGCCGCCTCGTCGTCGCGGGGCTCGCGACGCCGAGGCCCCCGGCCACCCCTTCGCCCTCGGTGCCCTCGTAG
- a CDS encoding saccharopine dehydrogenase family protein, which translates to MPQTPRDLDVVLFGATGFVGELTAAHLRDHAPEGLRVALAGRSRAKLDSVADRLGGAAAGWERVVIDAGDGAAWDELAARTKVVATTVGPYVRYGREVVRACAEAGTHYCDLTGELLFVRDAADAFHEVAQSTGAKIVPSCGFDSIPSDLGVLATAEAAKERGHGELLSTTLFVRRLKGGLSGGTIDSMRQQAIMAREDKVARRAVADPYGLSPDRSAEPSGREGLPADTPPRPSGPLAKITKALPVRRADDGSWTGPFVMASYNTRVVRRSNALLGYAYGRGFRYQEVTDFGRSLKAPVMATGMTAGLLGLVAGMSFGPTRTLLDKALPAPGEGPSAEDRAKGRFAMEVVAQTTSGTEVRTTVAAPYDPGYNGTAIMLGQATLSLAGDELDGEGGVLTPAVALGDHLIARLRRFGFTIETA; encoded by the coding sequence ATGCCTCAGACCCCCCGTGACCTCGACGTCGTCCTCTTCGGCGCGACCGGATTCGTCGGCGAGCTCACCGCCGCACACCTGCGCGACCACGCCCCCGAGGGGCTCCGCGTCGCCCTCGCCGGGCGCTCGCGCGCCAAGCTCGACTCCGTCGCCGACCGCCTCGGCGGGGCTGCTGCGGGCTGGGAGCGCGTTGTCATCGACGCCGGTGACGGCGCCGCCTGGGACGAGCTCGCCGCCCGCACCAAGGTCGTCGCGACGACCGTCGGCCCCTACGTCCGCTACGGCCGCGAGGTCGTCCGCGCGTGCGCCGAGGCGGGTACCCACTACTGCGACCTCACCGGCGAGCTGCTCTTCGTCCGTGACGCCGCCGACGCCTTCCACGAGGTCGCCCAGAGCACCGGGGCCAAGATCGTCCCCTCGTGCGGCTTCGACTCCATCCCCTCCGACCTCGGAGTCCTCGCGACCGCCGAGGCGGCCAAGGAGCGCGGCCACGGCGAGCTGCTGAGCACCACCCTCTTCGTCCGGCGGCTCAAGGGCGGCCTGAGCGGCGGCACCATCGACTCGATGCGCCAGCAGGCGATCATGGCCCGCGAGGACAAGGTGGCCCGCCGCGCCGTCGCCGACCCCTACGGCCTGTCCCCCGACCGGTCCGCCGAGCCGAGCGGCCGCGAGGGGCTGCCCGCCGACACCCCGCCGCGCCCCTCCGGCCCGCTGGCAAAGATCACCAAGGCACTCCCCGTCCGGCGCGCCGACGACGGCAGCTGGACGGGCCCCTTCGTCATGGCGTCGTACAACACCCGCGTCGTCCGCCGCTCCAACGCCCTGCTCGGCTATGCCTACGGGCGCGGCTTCCGCTACCAGGAGGTCACCGACTTCGGGCGCTCGCTCAAGGCCCCGGTCATGGCGACCGGCATGACCGCCGGGCTCCTCGGCCTCGTCGCGGGCATGTCCTTCGGCCCCACCCGCACGCTGCTCGACAAGGCCCTCCCGGCCCCGGGCGAGGGTCCGAGCGCCGAGGACCGGGCCAAGGGTCGCTTCGCCATGGAGGTCGTCGCGCAGACCACCTCGGGCACCGAGGTGCGTACGACTGTCGCGGCCCCGTACGACCCGGGCTACAACGGCACGGCGATCATGCTCGGCCAGGCCACGCTGAGCCTCGCCGGGGACGAGCTCGACGGCGAGGGCGGCGTGCTCACCCCCGCGGTGGCCCTCGGCGACCACCTCATCGCGCGGCTGCGCCGCTTCGGCTTCACCATCGAGACCGCCTGA